The segment AAGATGGATTGGAACCTTCAGTTTCAGAGAATGAACACTCAGTCTCAAAGAATGTCAGCAGTTGACAGGATATACTACCTTGATTCTACAAGTAAGCGAGTGAATAAGGCCTTCAGGCCGCGGTTTGGAGAAGATTGAAGTCGAACGTTCAATTTCAGAGAATGAACATTCGGTTTTATGCTTCGGTTTCGTAGATAATCGAGTCAGTAAGACCTTTAGGCCGCAGTTTGGAGAAGATAGAAGTCGAACGTTCGGTTTCAGAGAATGAACGTTTGGTTTTATGCTTCAGTTTCGTAGATAACCGAGTCAGTAAGGCCTTTAGGCCGCAGTTCGGAGAAGACCAAAGCCGAACATTCGGTTTCAGAAAATGAATGTTCGGTTTTATGCTTCAGTTTAGTAAATAACCAAGGCAGTATAATGCATAGACTTTGGTTTCTAGTGAACCAAAGCATATAAGttttccttaattataaaaatgtcaccgtgttttaatatgtttggattttataaaaattgaaacgtATTAAGCGCGTTGAGGGTGTTTTCACTTGGAGGAGATAATTTAGGGAATAGTGAGTggatggatttgagaggatttaaaggtaaattctttttttgtttatttgagtagatttgaaggtaattgaaggtagatttgaaagtaaagtttataAGAATTAGCGTAAGATTTGATTaatatgatagataaaaaaatttgattaattggtaaaaaataaagataccAAAACGtccctaattattaaagtaatataaaatgataattattaaagttatatttaattgtagaaatgtttataaaaagtaaaaatttaatttaattattgaagtaaattttaaaaatgtaaaaagattataaattagtaaaataataataataattataataataataattattattattattataaaagtaaaaatatgaaaaatataatcaggataaaaataaaaatttgctCTAATTCCTTACAAATCATCACATCgttgaaaataaagaacatTTCTCAATTACCCTCTTTTCCTTTCTCGCTAATCTTTACATATGAAgacatataattcttttttccaTATGCACAAACAGTAAATTCCTAACACAccataaaagatttttttttattacagtcTGTTCGCTTGAAAGGAAAATCCTATTCACGTGAATTTGCGCAGATGGAAAGTAAGAATTTCTTATGTTCGCTTTCAACGATTTGCACGGATGAAAAAGGAAGAGATTGCAGGATGTATCTGATTTTCAATCTTCGCAAGGATAAGAGGATTTGCGAGGATTTAAGCCAATTTTCATATTTACCCttgttttagtttataatttttatatttttcttctaacaataataataataataataataataataataataataataataaataataataaataataataataataattattattattattattattatttattattattatttattattattatttattattattattttatataatatttttgttattaagggtatttttgtaactttcaatttctaccaattaaatcattttttttatctatcacatcagtcaaattttacactaattctcataaactttacttttaaattcactctcaattacccacaaatccacccaaaaaaacaacaaaaaaattactctcaaatccactcaaatcacctccccaaatcatctcccccaaatcactACAAGAGAACAATGCCTTAGTGATACTAACTTGTGAAGTTAGTTACAATACaaataattgattttctaataaaatattattaatatattttattctccaattttattttaattttaattttaaagtagtcaaacatatatttcatacattatttcttAAGTGCCCACTAATAGAACAATTCGGAtccaaattttttgttttaagaaaagatAACGTGTAAAATTTGAActtcacattatttttaataattaatatttttagaagatgGAATGGATTACAAAAgattattattgaataaaatattaacataataacCATCCAAAAAATTGACCTTTTCTTACATTTTAGTTTGTGcaaattttataatagaatttttgtaagaaaagaaattataattttaactagtcaaaatttataaaagttgttttctttttccatatttttctgTGTCTGTGCTTACAAGTTCAAGTGAATCtagtattttaaaatcaatcTGCTATTAATGTAATGTTATTTTGAAATCCTTAAGTGCATAAAATCCCatcaatttcaacatttttcatAACAATCCTTCTTCTATGATTCTCTCTCCATAATGGGCTCAGAAATCGAGAATCCAACAACCACCCAACAACCTCATAACCAACACAATCCTAACATCGCTTCAACCCAAAATCACGGTTACGAATCTGTTACCAACAAAATTGAAAGCACTTACCGTTGTGACGGTGATGACGTCCGCAGTGACAGACGAGTAACGTTAGTCCACCCTCACTCCCTCCTTCCCATGCCAGTCCCGCCGCAGAATTTCCAATCAAACCAAAACGACGTCGCTCTGCCCACCTTCTCCGTCGGAAGCTTTCTCCGCCAGCGGAGCAGCGACCTCTCCGCTGCTATCGTGAAGCGCGTCTCCTCGCTCCGCCAGTCCGTGGAGGAGGATAACCACGGCGAGGGCGCGGGCGAGAAACGAGGAGTGACGGAGTTTAACCTCTCCGGGGTGAAGGTTGTGGTGACGGCCAAGccagaggaggaggaggaggcgTCGTTGAGAGGACGCATAAGCTTCTTCTCTCGGTCCAATTGCCGAGACTGCACCGCGGTGCGGAGCTTCTTCAGGGAAAAAGGACTGAGGTTCGTGGAGATAAACGTGGACGTGTTCAGCGAGAGGGAGAGGGAGCTGCGCGAGAGGACGGGGACTGGTTCTGTACCGCAGATTTTCTTCAACGAGAAGCTGATCGGAGGGCTGGTGGCGCTGAACTCGCTGCGGAACAGCGGGGAGTTCGACCGGAGAGTGGCGGAGATGCTCGGCGGGAAGGCGGCCGATGGGAACGCGCCGTGGCCGCCGGCGTACGGTTTTGATTGTGCAGAGGACGATCGCGAGGACGAGATGGTTGGAGTGGTTAGGGTTCTGCGGCTGAGGCTGCCGATTCAGGACAGGTTGCGCAGGATGAAAATGGTTAACAACTGCTTCGAAGGAAACGACTTGGTGGAGGCGCTGATTCAGCACTTCCACTGCGCGCGTAACGAGGTACGTTTTTCCTTCGTACACCCTATGCCtacgtatttttttttattttttgtatttttccatttttcatcgcTATACTGCATGGTACGGTATCGGTATTCTCATTGTATACGacaatattttatgaatatttaacaGTCACGGTATCACTCTTAATCGATTTATTACCAACAAATTTTTGGTAGATCAACGCATTTAGTTTAAATACACTTCTATAAGTAATTAgacattataaatttaatatataaaaaaatcatgaaatttgATGAAAGCTCATATTTGGTTTTAATGGTTTTCgacaacaattttatatatttttttattaagctTTAATTGATAGATAGATTTAaccaataaaaaacatattctttttttctattaagttaaactacaataataataacataagtATAGTCTTaatatcttttcaatttttttataaatcatatttatataattttaattataacttcgATTCTAATATCACGTCGGCATGAATATATATACTTATGGACATgacattttattgtattattaattaatgtgttttaatattatatgtcATTAGTAAgttaatagataaataaaatatataattataattgtgggaataaattgttgaaaaatgGGGAAATTGAGAAAGTAAGCTATCAAGCTGCAACGAGTGAGGTATGTGGAGATAAGGGAAGGAGGTTGTGGGTAttaaatttttctcttattaaaGAACGAGGCTTTTGGTTGTGTTTCGGGTAGAAGCTTTTGGATATGGCAAAGAAGCATAAGATGTAATAATGACACACATGGGCAGTACGATCATAACAATGCTCGTGTTTTGGAAGGTTATGATTTGGTTTTCAAATGATGAGGCCTAACTAGTATAGatgtgtaatattttattaagaccGTAGGTTCAAAACGGCTCTAGAACGAATGTTTATGCCAAATAGAAGTGGGGATGGGTAGGTTTTGGACGTAGTCCAATGGtattagataaaattttaactgatatatgtatatattttctttaatgtgACTGCTAAATGTTTATTCATTTTGTAatctcaaactttttttttttttgaagtggTCAAATTTAAAGATTGCTACTAAAATGGTTATGTGGTATGTAATATGCTACTGCTAACGGGGGGGCCCTAGGTAGGGTAGTATGTGACAAGGATTaagtttgaaatttgatgaGCTTAATCAATTTGTAAAGTCAAACCTAGTTACACAAAGGGGTCCCATGTACAAATGGGAAATGTGTTGGCTGCCTAGTGCTGATCACATCCAGTGGAACAGTCAAACAAACTCACattacatattttgaaaatttcaatcccatcttcaattttcttttttttttttctctttttccgcTGCTAGTTTGAGGTATGTCACGGGATGTTTTAtggttaaataaaatagtaatcaGTGTCATCTGTAAATAAAACgaaatattcatttttagtttCATACAAAGTCATGCTTGGCTCGTTCGGCACGGCATCTTGATAACCAGCCACTTGGGCTGCGTCAATGGCTAAAATTCTCATtgatttttctccattttaaataaacaaatattcaacGGCTTTTAATTCATTTGGAGTAGTGCATCTAAACTAATGATAGCGCAAGGTGGTAGTGGGAAAATTACGCAATCATCTACTTCAAAGGCAACTACGTGCGCATCATTTAGATAAATTCAACCACAAACAAGAGATATTATGgctgttttgttattttttaggtattttaacaaaaaatattttgtggtgAAGGATTGTCAGGTCACTGTGgtttttcaattctttaaatGTTACTCtctgaatatgatattttatgttCCACTTTGAAATAGTTCTCCCAACTTCTGTTTCGGTAACTCATGATCTGCCGTCTTacaaatattgattataaattttcaataaaatatatttgtaaaagttATTAGAACATCTAATATGGGGATTTTTgtttataatcaattaataagGGAGAAGTGGTGATGTTTATTGGCATCTGTGTAAggtactttttaaattttgtgattCGTAGAAATGTAAGAAATAGTTTATCATGCAATCTTTTAGAAATTATTCGCACCACTGTAAATACAGGCTGTCCTAACAAAGAAGATAGTTACTTCAAGTAATTGAGGGAAGTCATGTACCTAAGCAAAAAATATGTGTGAGATagtcttttaaaagttttattgaacaaaaaaaaaattattattcctTGCAGCAAAAGAGCTCAGTTTTGTAGGGGATGGAAAggatttttaagttttctaataAAACGGTCGTTTAACTAAGATAACGAATATTTGTTAAGGTGTTTTCATGAACATAGACAAGGAATGTCAAACTATCTTCgatttattttcattgtattCTCTGTGATGTACTTTTTTTGCATTGTATCCCTTCTATAATCCGCATTGTGTACGGTTTATCTCCCAACACTCtgattttaaaatgtttgtattccaaaaaaatatttaggcTGTTGAAATCGGACAACAATTATCCAAGAAGCACTTCATCCATCATGTTTTCGGGTAAGAAAAGAGCTTTTGAGCCTAATAAGCTGGACTCATTTTAATATGGATCATAGTCTTTTGATAATTTTCTTACTGGAACTGGTAACTTCATTCTGCAGggaaaaagattttgaagagGGAAATCATTTATATCGTTTCCTTGAGCATGAACCTTTTATCCCCAGATGTTTTAATTTTCGAGGTACCACAAACGACAGCGAACCAAAGGCAGCAGCTGCAATATGCAGTAGGCTTGCGAAGATTATGTCTGCCATTCTTGAGTCTTATGCTTCTGATGACAGGCAACATGTTGATTATGAGGCGATTAGCAAAAGCGAAGAATTTCGTAGGTATGGTAACACTTTATGCAgagttcttatattttattgttttgttatttattgcATATGGTGAATGCAAATGTTCTGCAAATATATTCACTTATTAATCGTTTATAATTTTGTGATTTCGTCGACTGTGAAGTTTGCAATGCATATTATATGTTTTGCGGTGATCCCATCTATTGTTTGTCaagttttttttccttctaacTGCAGGTATGTAAATATGACTCAGGATCTACAGCGCGTGAATCTCTTGGAACTATCAGAAAACGAGAAACTTGCATTcttcttaaatttatataatgcTATGGTCATCCATGCTGTTATCAGCGTAGGGTGTCCGGAAGGTGTAATTGATAGGAGATCCTTCTTCAGTGATTTTCAGTATGTGGTTGGAGGGCATCCTTATTCTCTTAACAGTATAAAAAATGGTATCCTCAGATGCAATCGGAGGTCACCGTATTCCTTAGTAAAGCCCTTTAGCACAGGAGACAAGCGGTTAGAGGTAAAATAACTTTTGCTTGTCTTTTTCAGTTATGCATTATGCttattatagcattttaaaaacatgtgttttatttttcagaaagtTTCTTACACTGAAATGCGATCTTAAATTTTCTGTATCATAACATTAAATTTCTATACCCTATGTTAAGAATTACTTCTTGCCATTTATAGTTACTATGATTGGACATGTGAATGTAGTTAATCTGTTCCTGACAAATTGCAGGTTGCTCTGGTCAAGCTGAATCCGTTATTGCATTTTGGGCTTTGTAATGGTACAAAATCCAGCCCAAAAGTTAGATTCTTCTCACCGCATAGAGTTGTAGACGAGTTAAGAGTTGCTGGAAGAGAGTTCTTTGAGAATGATGGAATTGAAGTGGACCTGGAGAAGAGAACGGTTTATCTAACTCGGATTTTGAAATGGTAATTAAGCAGTCATTACTTTTTCTAGAGTATTAGTTCTGACTTCATTAAATTTTCCTAGCTCCATTCTTATGACTCTCGTACACTTTGGCAGGTTCAGTGGAGATTTTGGACCAGAGAAAGAAATATTGAAGTGGATACTTAATTACTTGGATCCAAATAAGGCTGGTCTTGTGACACATCTCTTGGGAGATAGTGGACCAGTTCATATCTCTTACCACAATTTTGATTGGTCAATAAATTCTTGAGTAGTGTGCCATTTAATTTCTGCCACTGAATATAGGGTATGCTTAATACACGTGTACCATATTCTGGTATCTTAGGAGACAAGTAGACAGAATTTAAGTGATAATATGATCTCTAAATAGATAATTGTAGATTTGAAATCATTTTTGCACGCCAGGTGCAGATCAGTTATTGTAGAAACTCTAGATCATATATAGTTTGAATTGAGATTTTTCctcagaaaaaagaaaggaaaacttTTGGGTATTGATAAGTACAAATTCTTAAGTAGGAACAGATTCTACACAGAATTGGCTGATAGAATGTGGTCCCATAGTTGTTTCTTGGGTTGCAAATATTATTGAACTTGTGTGACGTCAAGAAGGTTGTGATCTgtaaattattatacaaaaaatttTACATGACCTGTTTTTGTATTGAGCTGCATGTCATTCTCACAGTGTGCGAATGCAAAAGAAGACATGGATGTGAGAAGACGGAGCCGTTATTCATAGAAAATAgtacactttttaaattatggaaTATGACATTGTTCCTCTTAGCGTGTGTTCGCTTGAACAGATAACACTGTTCAAGCGAATTTCGAAGTGCGGATTAAAATTCAAATCGTGTTCGCTTCTGTGAATTTCAGAGAATGGAAAAGCagtgatttgagtggattttgAAACTTTACACTGTTTGGTGGATCTCTCCAATATGCAAGGATTTGAGGTGATTTATACTTAAAAGACCGCAATGCCCTATACCAATCTTCAAAATTCCAACCCCTaccatattaataaaaaacctaatattcaagtaaatattaaaaaactaaaaagcatTGTATCAGTTGAAGGATAAAAATAGAAGCACTGCACTGTTGTTTCACGTGAACCTTTCACCATAGCTCTGTTCATTTGCCCTGTCCATGTGATTTTCCAGTATGCATGCAGCCTGGCCATGCTTATTCGGTCTCTTTTCAGTCCATAGCTGGTGCACGTAGTTGGGGAGATTCGCTGGGAGATTCCTGTTTGACACAACCCTTCACTGCAAAGTAGAGAACCcttatttcaatttgaaaaacaaGGTCTGAGACCATTAATAAAAGAGTGTGTTTGGTGTATGTATTAAAACCTGTGTTTTTATCAAGTGTAAGAACTTGGAGAGTGTGTGGTGCTTTGCAAGAACAGTTTCAGTTTTTGTGTGTGTGGTGAAGAGGAGCACAAGAGTGGGAGCTTTGGAGAGGTAATGTTTCAATGCATTGTTTCAGTTTCTGTCCCGTGGTTTTTGCAGATGGAAGAGGTGGTTGTAGAGAGTGCATGGAAGAAGCTTGATGATGCAGCAGTTgcaggaagaagaagaactttCGAAGCATTGCAACGTGAAGGAAGGACCCTTATCCGGATACAGTGTTAACGTATCCGGATCCAGGGTTTTAAAGCTTTGCACATGGTAGCTTATCCGGATACGTTCATAGTGTATCCGGTTCCACGTTTTGTGTTTGTATGGCAGGGGTTGTTTCCGGCCCGTTGCAGTCACCGATTGCCGATGGTTTCATTCTCCGTCGCAACATTCATGTTTGTTTATGAGTGTGATATCATGTTGGAATCCATGCAGCCTCCATTAAGAGGAGGTCGGAGCAGTATCCATGGACGATCGTGAGGAAGAAGAATGACGACACAACCATTCAGAGTTGTTGCAGCACcctaaccatttttttttctgtgttgcAGGTGAAGTTCGTGGCTCATTGTGAAGGACTTTGGTGAAGCACCGTCGATCCTAAGAAAAGAGCATCGCGCATCGCAAGGTGGTGCACCATATTTGTGTGGTCTAGGGAAGGTGGTGGACACTGATAAAAATCATTAGTCTGTTTAATTGGTATTATTTATGTGTAACCTTTTTTTGTTGATGGTGAAAGAAGTTGTTGTGTGGTTGGCAGTGTAAGAAACTCTTGTTAACATCTTCTGATTCCATTTCCAGTTTTTGAAAACAAGATATGGTGGGGGGTGGGTTGTGAATTTGGTGGATAGAGTTGCAACGTTGAGTTAAGTGGCAATCTGATCCATATTTTTGTAAGTTGGAAACATTATTTATGGTTACTCTGCattgttgaataattttatttgataaaaattataaatatgttcaTACGTTTGGTTTATGCTTGAAGGAAAATTGAGATTTCAATATATCTTCTTCAGAAAAGGAGAAGAATCTTTGTCTGACCTCACTGCCATTACAGTATAATTGATGCAAATGAAGATGTTCTTGACCATCTAAACCACTGTCcacaaaaaaattgtaattatcaAGATTTGGAGCAAACTGCCTGCAATCTATATTGTTTGTCTGGTTCACATTGAAGGCAAAAAAGCCATAGTAATTGACAAAGGAGTCCCTCTGTGGAGGTAGGTATTGTACAAAATTGTGAGTAAATTTTTTGTAAGCGTTAAGTCAGATAagatattaatgtaattttttttacaggTTGGTTTTCGATTACTATCTTATTGGGATCTTACTGTCACTGCGTACTGAGTATTGGTGGAATTTTTGCTTGGATTCTTGTTTCAAAGCCTATTGAGTATTGTTCGAAATCTTGCTTGCTTGAAAGGATCATCGTTGTCTTCAAGAGGTATGTATCACATtgctatatttaattaatacgaATGAATGTGTGGTTGTTGTActgaatatatttaatgtattttgtataattattagATGAATgcatgaattattttaattaggatataattatatgaatatttgaatttattgatATTGTTAATTTGAGTTGTGTTCATTAAGTtgttaaattgtatttatttggTTAAGTAAATATAGATGNNNNNNNNNNNNNNNNNNNNNNNNNNNNNNNNNNNNNNNNNNNNNNNNNNNNNNNNNNNNNNNNNNNNNNNNNNNNNNNNNNNNNNNNNNNNNNNNNNNNNNNNNNNNNNNNNNNNNNNNNNNNNNNNNNNNNNNNNNNNNNNNNNNNNNNNNNNNNNNNNNNNNNNNNNNNNNNNNNNNNNNNNNNNNNNNNNNNNNNNNNNNNNNNNNNNNNNNNNNNNNNNNNNNNNNNNNNNNNNNNNNNNNNNNNNNNNNNNNNNtattaatgtataataattatttattatatgaagaTATCATGTATGATGGTATGAATGAGGTTTGtttaatgaatatatgaatgtatgatGTTATTTATAGTATGTATATTTGGTTAAGTAATtatagatggaagaagaattagatttCTCGTATTTGGACGATGAAGATATAGATGATGATGTGGTTGGCGTAAACTTCAATATTATCTCGGTTATTCGAAGACACTTAGAAATAACCACTGTAATGGCTGCGGTAACAATGTTATGCATTGTTGCACACGCGTTGAGTATCTTGGAAATTAACTCGAGTGATTCCAGTAGTGTAAGCATTTCCCTACCGGAATGAGATCGTCGTAGAGAGAAATTAATGTCATATCTTGTGCACACTAATCGGTGTCGCGACATTATTAGGATGGGTCCAGAGGCATTTATAAATCTTTGTGAAAGAGTAAGATCAACTGGTTTGGTTAAGGACACCATTCGGTCGACAGTGGAGCAACAAGTGgctcaatttcttcatataattggCCATAATGTTAAGAATCGAAGTGtcgcatttttctttcatcgcTCGGGTTCGACGATTAGCAGACACTTTCATAATGTGTTGGATGCAATTATAAATTTGGAATCTGAATTCCTAATTCAACCCACAGGAAATGAGGTTCAACCATATGTCTTGAACAACAATCGGTTTTACCCGTACTTTAAGGTATTGATTGAAAAATTACCTTACATGTTCTTTGATGAAAGAATCATAACAAATTTAGACTTTTATCATGTTTGAATGTTTANGATTGTTTAGGGGCCATAGACGGTACTCATGTTCGTGTAAAGGTGGCAAGATCTGATGCTCCGAGATttcgaggaagaaaagattggcCAACTCAAAATGTGTTCGCCGCCTGtgattttgacatgaaattCACATACGTTCTTGCTGGGTGGGAAGGGACTGCATCAGAttcaagaaattttgaaaaatgcttTAGATCGAGATCCGTTGGTTATCCCCCAAGGTTAGTGTCTAAATTGTTCTGTTGTTCACTAAAAACCTTTATATGATAGTAGTGATTAAATAGCCTTACAAGTTCAAAATTGTAGGAATATACTACCTGGGTGATGTTGGATTTATGTTGAAAAGCACGGTTTTGACACCATATAGAGGCGTCAGATATCACCTTAAGGAATATACAAGCAGAGGACCACAAAATGCGCGCGAGTTGTTTAATCATCGACATTCATCGTTGAGAAATGTAATTGAAAGAAGTTTTGGTGTGTTGAAAAAACGATTCCCTATCATTGGAAGTGGCACTGAACCACACTATGATTTGGAGACTATGACAAAGATTATCTTAGCATGTTGCATCTTGCACAACTTCCTTCGTACCGTG is part of the Vigna radiata var. radiata cultivar VC1973A unplaced genomic scaffold, Vradiata_ver6 scaffold_194, whole genome shotgun sequence genome and harbors:
- the LOC106779336 gene encoding uncharacterized protein LOC106779336, which codes for MGSEIENPTTTQQPHNQHNPNIASTQNHGYESVTNKIESTYRCDGDDVRSDRRVTLVHPHSLLPMPVPPQNFQSNQNDVALPTFSVGSFLRQRSSDLSAAIVKRVSSLRQSVEEDNHGEGAGEKRGVTEFNLSGVKVVVTAKPEEEEEASLRGRISFFSRSNCRDCTAVRSFFREKGLRFVEINVDVFSERERELRERTGTGSVPQIFFNEKLIGGLVALNSLRNSGEFDRRVAEMLGGKAADGNAPWPPAYGFDCAEDDREDEMVGVVRVLRLRLPIQDRLRRMKMVNNCFEGNDLVEALIQHFHCARNEAVEIGQQLSKKHFIHHVFGEKDFEEGNHLYRFLEHEPFIPRCFNFRGTTNDSEPKAAAAICSRLAKIMSAILESYASDDRQHVDYEAISKSEEFRRYVNMTQDLQRVNLLELSENEKLAFFLNLYNAMVIHAVISVGCPEGVIDRRSFFSDFQYVVGGHPYSLNSIKNGILRCNRRSPYSLVKPFSTGDKRLEVALVKLNPLLHFGLCNGTKSSPKVRFFSPHRVVDELRVAGREFFENDGIEVDLEKRTVYLTRILKWFSGDFGPEKEILKWILNYLDPNKAGLVTHLLGDSGPVHISYHNFDWSINS